A single window of Gadus morhua chromosome 22, gadMor3.0, whole genome shotgun sequence DNA harbors:
- the LOC115536191 gene encoding visinin — protein MGNSRSGAVSKEILEELKMNTKFTEMEIVQWYEDFQKQCPSGRISKEDFEGIYSRFFPDSSAQTYAHHVFRSFDTNDDGTLDFKEYIIALHLTSTGKTARKLEWAFSLFDVDKNGYITKAEVREICAAIFKLIPAEELAGLPSDESTPDKRADKLWSCFDKGEDDRVAEAEFLAGLVDNDAALQLIQYQPTK, from the exons ATGGGGAACTCCAGGAGCGGCGCGGTGTCGAAGGAGAtcctggaggagctgaagatGAACACCAAGTTCACGGAGATGGAGATCGTCCAGTGGTACGAGGACTTCCAGAAGCAGTGTCCCAGCGGACGCATCTCCAAGGAAGACTTTGAGGGCATCTACAGCCGCTTCTTCCCAGACAGCTCCGCCCAGACCTACGCACACCACGTCTTCCGCTCCTTCGACACCAACGACGACGGCACCTTGGACTTCAAGGAGTACATCATTGCCCTCCACCTCACGTCCACGGGGAAGACCGCCCGCAAGCTGGAGTGGGCCTTCTCGCTGTTCGACGTCGACAAGAACGGCTACATCACCAAGGCCGAGGTCAGAGAGATCTGCGCG GCCATCTTCAAACTGATCCCTGCGGAGGAGCTCGCTGGGCTGCCCAGTGATGAGAGCACCCCCGACAAGAGAGCCGACAAACTGTGGAGCTGCTTCGATAAAGGAGAGGACG ACCGCGTGGCTGAAGCTGAGTTCCTTGCTGGCCTCGTGGACAACGACGCCGCCCTGCAACTGATTCAGTACCAACCGACCAAATAG